The following are encoded together in the Salvia hispanica cultivar TCC Black 2014 chromosome 6, UniMelb_Shisp_WGS_1.0, whole genome shotgun sequence genome:
- the LOC125195030 gene encoding protein FAR1-RELATED SEQUENCE 5-like, with protein MENIDGLGSTSTNSEVEDELGSTSTGCTSINDGSIMDDLTNPGGSLFDTDSDSDLEPESDNTTVEVSYLPDCPSQLKPYIGQIFPKLDDATEFYNKYARHVGFDTRKHGSKKEGDLVTWLYVVCSREGQKKNKMQGHESKRRRSSRKCFCKAKIAFKFCKGIGYVVKQFDEKHKHDMVEGRQRRFMRLNRNIDLMHQKFILDCASANIGPTLTFKLLNEVLGGIDYVGCTVVEVRNYRRDLRAFTRGADAQMILNEMSRKKENCPAFTYDFEVNSKDRLTRLFWCDPIAKKNFHLYGDIVSFDTTYSTNRRYCMIFVPFTGKDKHGRPVTFGAGLLSKENVDSFSWLFERFVKCMGSAPKLIITDHDLEMKVAVERVLVDTRH; from the exons ATGGAGAATATCGACGGATTAGGATCTACATCAACAAATTCCGAGGTTGAAGACGAATTAGGATCTACTTCAACTGGATGTACATCGATCAATGATGGATCGATTATGGATGATCTTACTAATCCAGGAGGATCTCTTTTTGATACGGATTCTGATTCAGATTTAGAGCCAGAATCAGATAATACCACAGTTGAAG TGTCATACTTACCTGACTGTCCATCCCAACTGAAGCCCTATATAGGACAGATTTTTCCTAAACTTGATGATGCTACTGAGTTCTATAATAAGTATGCACGGCATGTTGGGTTTGACACTCGTAAACATGGATCAAAAAAGGAGGGAGATCTTGTCACATGGTTATATGTTGTGTGCAGTAGAGAAGGtcagaagaaaaataaaatgcaaggGCATGAGTCAAAACGCAGACGTTCTTCTAGGAAGTGTTTTTGCAAGGCTAAAATTgcctttaaattttgtaagGGAATTGGTTATGTTGTCAAACAGTTTGATGAAAAACATAAGCATGATATGGTGGAGGGACGCCAAAGGCGATTCATGAGGCTGAATCGCAACATTGATCTAATGCATCAGAAATTTATATTAGATTGTGCAAGTGCAAACATAGGTCCTACGTTGACTTTTAAGTTGCTGAATGAGGTTCTTGGTGGGATAGATTATGTTGGGTGTACGGTTGTAGAAGTTCGAAACTATAGGCGCGACTTGAGAGCATTTACTCGTGGGGCAGATGCACAGATGATACTTAATGAAATGAGCCGAAAGAAGGAGAATTGTCCGGCATTCACTTATGATTTTGAGGTGAACTCCAAAGATAGGCTCACTCGTCTTTTCTGGTGTGATCCCATTGCTAAGAAGAATTTCCATCTCTACGGTGATATAGTATCGTTTGACACAACCTATTCAACTAACAG AAG GTACTGCATGATATTTGTACCGTTCACAGGAAAAGACAAGCATGGAAGACCTGTAACATTTGGTGCAGGCTTATTATCTAAGGAAAATGTTGATTCTTTCTCATGGTTGTTTGAACGTTTTGTCAAATGCATGGGTTCTGCACCAAAATTGATCATTACTGATCATGATTTGGAAATGAAGGTTGCTGTGGAAAGAGTCCTTGTTGATACAAGACATTGA
- the LOC125195031 gene encoding protein FAR1-RELATED SEQUENCE 5-like, with protein sequence MTLDRALDFYNNYARYVGFDTRKKGSKKEKDVITWIYVVCSREGTKQRKNEQHEVKRKRSSIKCFCNAKVSWKFFMGVGYVILQSFVEEHNHEMVEERHKRFMKLNRNLDLVHQKFILDCANANIGPTLSFSLLKEVLGGLDYVGCTVLEVRNYRRDLRAYVEGADAQMLLNEMRRKKELCGAFTYEFEVNSKDRLTRLFWCDPTAKKNYHLYGDIISFDMTYSTNRYCMIFAPFTGKDNHGRPVTFAAGLLSKENADSFSWLFKQFVKCMGVAPKLIVTDQDLGMKVAIAEVLLSTRHRWCMWHIMNKVADKLPKNMLGSEELKKELNACVWSELIEPDAFEESWHAIMERYGLANNDWFSSMFASRKFWVPAFFRDFPMSSLIKTTSLSESQNSFFKSHIFCVLKYKFVKLIPENLHGWRWLKSQFVKPIHGGFCDDEEILSVVDEKKIAFKNLYALFFEIAQSIEGNIDQINAFTAIIEEGKKQLFGSVVLSSTEKRALIENFYGSQVPNIIEVHPPNVVSTKGSGSRRKSKKESAMKLAMKPGRKCGNCHVIGHHDSRNCKKVNEKTKQRQ encoded by the exons ATGACCCTTGATCGTGCATTGGACTTCTACAACAATTATGCTCGATATGTTGGGTTTGACACCCGTAAGAAGGGatcgaaaaaggaaaaagatgtCATTACTTGGATTTATGTGGTGTGTAGCCGAGAAGGTacaaagcaaagaaaaaatgaacaacATGAGGTGAAACGCAAGCGTTCTTCTATTAAGTGCTTTTGTAATGCTAAAGTGTCTTGGAAGTTTTTTATGGGTGTTGGTTATGTTATACTACAAAGTTTTGTTGAAGAACATAATCACGAGATGGTTGAGGAACGCCATAAGCGTTTTATGAAGTTGAACCGCAATTTGGATTTAGTCCATCAGAAATTCATACTTGATTGCGCTAATGCAAATATCGGTCCAACTTTAAGTTTTAGCTTACTCAAGGAAGTACTTGGTGGATTAGATTATGTAGGGTGTACTGTTTTAGAAGTGCGCAACTACAGACGCGACCTTAGAGCATACGTGGAAGGAGCTGATGCACAAATGCTATTAAATGAGATGCGCAGGAAGAAGGAACTTTGTGGAGCATTTACCTATGAATTTGAGGTCAACTCAAAGGATAGACTGACACGTTTGTTTTGGTGTGATCCAACTGCCaagaaaaattatcatttgtatggtgatattatttcttttgatATGACATACTCAACAAATAG GTACTGCATGATATTTGCTCCTTTTACGGGCAAGGATAATCATGGTCGCCCTGTGACATTTGCTGCTGGCCTTTTGTCCAAGGAAAATGCCGACTCCTTTTCATGGTTATTTAAACAATTTGTGAAATGTATGGGTGTGGCTCCGAAGCTAATCGTAACCGACCAAGACTTAGGAATGAAAGTTGCTATTGCAGAGGTTCTTCTTAGTACGAGACACAGGTGGTGCATGTGGCATATAATGAATAAAGTTGCTGACAAATTGCCAAAGAACATGCTTGGTAGTGAAGAACTAAAGAAGGAATTGAATGCATGTGTTTGGTCGGAGTTGATAGAGCCTGATGCATTTGAAGAATCTTGGCATGCTATAATGGAAAGATATGGGCTGGCCAATAATGACTGGTTTTCATCAATGTTTGCATCTAGAAAGTTTTGGGTTCCAGCCTTTTTCCGTGATTTTCCGATGAGCTCGTTGATAAAGACAACATCTTTGTCCGAATCACAGAATAGCTTCTTTAAAAG ccatatattttgtgtgttgaaaTATAAGTTTGTTAAGTTGATACCCGAGAATTTGCATGGATGGAGATGGTTGAAGTCACAGTTTGTGAAGCCAATACATGGAGGTTTTTgtgatgatgaagaaatacTCTCTGTTGTGGACGAGAAGAAGATTGCATTTAAAAACTTGTATGCATTATTCTTTGAAATAGCACAAAGTATTGAAGGGAACATTGACCAAATCAATGCATTTACTGCAATTATTGAAGAAGGTAAGAAGCAGCTTTTCGGAAGTGTTGTTCTGTCTTCGACAGAGAAGAGAGCATTGATTGAGAATTTCTATGGCTCACAAGTTCCAAACATTATTGAAGTTCATCCTCCTAATGTTGTCAGTACAAAGGGAAGTGGAAGTAGGAGGAAATCGAAGAAGGAGTCGGCAATGAAGTTAGCAATGAAACCAGGCCGAAAGTGTGGAAATTGTCATGTGATTGGACACCATGATTCGAGGAACTGCAAAAAGGTGAATGAGAAGACAAAACAGAGGCAGTGA